The Streptomyces sp. NBC_01353 genome contains a region encoding:
- a CDS encoding S8 family serine peptidase, with the protein MTALPSAPVEKVIVTYKSKTAEAGSNAAAKSDAAAKGAETGESLSFERRLAGGAALVDLGDSATKQDVTEVMDAFRADSSVASVEPDIRAYAMAVTPNDTDYTKQWDLFEATGGMNVPPAWDKTTGSGVTVAVIDTGYAAHSDLATNVVAGYDFISTSADARDGNGRDADAKDEGDWNATDNECGLGSKASNSSWHGTHVAGTIGAVTNNTKGIAGIAYNAKIQPVRVLGKCGGSSADIADAITWASGGTVPGVAANATPAKVINLSLGGASSTCPSVYQNAINGAVSRGTTVVVAAGNSNANASGFTPANCSNVITVASTSREGNRSYYSNFGSIVDVAAPGGETRRATDTPGTVTTPENGIYSTLNSGATTQSAENYKPYQGTSMAAPHIAGLAALLKSAKTGLTPAEIESAIKSNARPLPGTCTGGCGTGIADSAKTVNAVTTTTPPAGNVFTNATDVTISDNTTVSSSIAVTGRTGNAPAALKVGVDIKHTWRGDLVIDLIAPDGTVRNLKASSGSDSADNVVTTYTVDASSEVANGTWKLQVRDVASGDTGYIDSWNLTF; encoded by the coding sequence ATGACCGCGCTTCCCAGCGCCCCGGTCGAGAAGGTCATCGTCACCTACAAGTCCAAGACCGCCGAGGCCGGTTCGAACGCCGCCGCCAAGAGCGACGCCGCCGCCAAGGGCGCCGAGACCGGCGAGAGCCTCTCCTTCGAGCGCCGCCTCGCCGGCGGTGCCGCGCTGGTCGACCTGGGCGACAGCGCCACGAAGCAGGACGTCACCGAGGTCATGGACGCCTTCCGCGCCGACTCCTCGGTCGCCTCCGTGGAGCCCGACATCCGCGCGTACGCGATGGCGGTCACCCCGAACGACACGGACTACACCAAGCAGTGGGACCTCTTCGAGGCCACCGGCGGCATGAACGTTCCGCCCGCCTGGGACAAGACGACCGGCTCCGGTGTCACCGTCGCCGTGATCGACACCGGCTACGCGGCCCACTCGGACCTGGCGACCAACGTCGTCGCCGGCTACGACTTCATCTCCACCTCCGCCGACGCCCGCGACGGCAACGGCCGTGACGCGGACGCCAAGGACGAGGGCGACTGGAACGCGACCGACAACGAGTGCGGTCTCGGCTCCAAGGCCTCCAACTCCTCCTGGCACGGCACCCACGTGGCCGGCACCATCGGCGCGGTCACCAACAACACCAAGGGCATCGCGGGCATCGCGTACAACGCGAAGATCCAGCCCGTGCGCGTCCTCGGCAAGTGCGGCGGTTCCTCCGCGGACATCGCCGACGCCATCACCTGGGCGTCCGGCGGCACCGTTCCGGGCGTCGCGGCCAACGCGACCCCGGCGAAGGTCATCAACCTGAGCCTGGGCGGCGCCAGCTCCACCTGCCCGAGCGTCTACCAGAACGCGATCAACGGCGCCGTCTCGCGCGGTACCACCGTCGTCGTCGCCGCGGGCAACAGCAACGCCAACGCGTCCGGCTTCACCCCCGCGAACTGCTCGAACGTCATCACCGTGGCGTCGACCAGCCGTGAGGGCAACCGTTCGTACTACTCGAACTTCGGCTCCATCGTGGACGTGGCGGCCCCGGGCGGCGAGACCCGTCGCGCGACCGACACCCCCGGCACCGTCACCACCCCCGAGAACGGCATCTACTCCACGCTGAACTCGGGCGCGACGACCCAGTCGGCGGAGAACTACAAGCCCTACCAGGGCACCTCGATGGCCGCGCCGCACATCGCCGGCCTGGCGGCCCTGCTGAAGTCGGCGAAGACCGGCCTCACCCCGGCCGAGATCGAGTCCGCGATCAAGTCCAACGCTCGTCCGCTGCCCGGCACCTGCACCGGCGGCTGCGGCACCGGCATCGCCGACTCCGCGAAGACCGTGAACGCCGTCACCACCACGACGCCGCCGGCCGGCAACGTCTTCACCAACGCGACCGACGTGACGATCTCCGACAACACCACCGTGTCGTCCTCGATCGCCGTCACCGGCCGCACCGGCAACGCCCCCGCCGCCCTCAAGGTCGGCGTGGACATCAAGCACACCTGGCGTGGGGACCTGGTCATCGACCTGATCGCCCCCGACGGCACGGTGCGCAACCTGAAGGCGTCCAGCGGCTCCGACAGCGCCGACAACGTCGTGACCACGTACACGGTCGACGCGTCGAGCGAGGTCGCCAACGGAACCTGGAAGCTGCAGGTCCGCGACGTGGCATCGGGTGACACCGGCTACATCGACTCGTGGAACCTCACCTTCTAG
- a CDS encoding helix-turn-helix transcriptional regulator, with translation MTTAPHLPLRPAGVGGPPAPVGREELLSRLERVLHTRGRALLTGPAGVGKTEVALAEAARAEARGETVLWLPTLPADRDIPGAVAAALVASVASTVTWPGGATSGTMLPAGSTGTSGPTGLSTPTGPADVAGPREIPAPRPELASGGGPTAGGLTGDHLGLSEEPDAFRTAVGPVTTSGVFDGLPGPQRTAVAMLCREAPLHDGGWDPIALRLGIAQILRALTARGPALLVVDGVQHIDADSADLLRFALHLAPPALRVVAVETPEAYGSEDVHDTHLWVPSEADILLVPALHADEIAALLIHHRLPSRMAGRIHKASGGNPRLALAVGRSLADARTPVHHAEALTLSGRARDLARQLLGTAPPDVRETLLFAALALRPTAALIRRAGRPNAEADLAAAERADLVSLAEDGTVAFTAGLLPSTLVHDACWAERSAGHAALAGVVDDPVEAVRHRALATDIPDEALAAEVAAAADLARRRGNSALAAELALLAAESTPVQHGAQRIGRLVDAAEEAARAARADLAMRAATDLLARDAAPSDRVRARLAVLDTAGQGLTGLDEMYVHAMEDSEGDTALRAGVLLRLAVKYVLADGDPLRSRAAAVESAALAASMGDPRTAAQALTVQARMDRALGASDAESVLAQARGLEMAERPLGIRNAAQILTIRHALFDDRLIDARDQLNALLPLVQRRGSVEDTIELFSTLAAIESRIGACPAALVHAGQSLALTLEAGLSPGPAWYTLALAETAGGSFGRAASYARRSVQASEEEGDRVFLSRSLYALGRVQLVNGDVASALETLRRVQANERAQSTVDPSMLRWHEELAEALLANDAAREAAELLAEVRPVAERLGRTTVLLGCDRAYAQYLATCGKTDEAAELLARTAERFAEAGLPLEHGRALIALARVERRRRRRSAAHSALQSAAVVFERAGAAPWLALTSETPASEDAPSALSSLTDAELRLAHLVGQGASNQEAAAKLYLSVKTVEARLTRIYQKLDVRSRAQLATALRG, from the coding sequence GTGACGACAGCGCCGCACCTCCCCCTGCGCCCCGCGGGCGTGGGGGGTCCCCCGGCGCCGGTGGGCCGGGAGGAACTGCTCTCCCGTCTCGAACGCGTCCTGCACACACGCGGACGCGCCCTGCTCACCGGACCCGCGGGCGTCGGCAAGACCGAGGTTGCCCTGGCGGAGGCTGCACGCGCGGAGGCCCGCGGAGAAACCGTCCTGTGGCTGCCGACACTTCCGGCCGACCGCGACATTCCGGGCGCGGTGGCCGCCGCGCTCGTGGCCTCGGTGGCCTCGACGGTGACCTGGCCGGGTGGGGCGACCTCCGGCACGATGCTCCCCGCAGGCTCGACGGGCACGTCCGGCCCGACCGGCCTCTCCACCCCGACCGGCCCGGCCGACGTCGCAGGCCCCCGCGAGATCCCCGCACCCCGCCCCGAGCTCGCCTCCGGCGGCGGTCCCACGGCCGGCGGTCTCACGGGAGACCACCTCGGACTCAGCGAGGAGCCCGACGCCTTCCGCACGGCCGTCGGCCCGGTCACCACCTCCGGTGTCTTCGACGGACTGCCCGGACCTCAGCGGACCGCCGTCGCCATGCTCTGCCGCGAGGCGCCGCTGCACGACGGCGGTTGGGACCCGATCGCCCTGCGTCTCGGCATCGCCCAGATCCTGCGTGCCCTCACCGCCCGCGGCCCCGCCCTGCTCGTCGTCGACGGTGTGCAGCACATCGACGCGGACAGCGCCGACCTGCTGCGCTTCGCCCTCCATCTCGCCCCACCCGCGCTGCGGGTCGTCGCGGTCGAGACCCCGGAGGCGTACGGCTCCGAGGACGTCCACGACACCCACCTGTGGGTCCCGTCGGAGGCCGACATCCTGCTCGTGCCGGCGCTGCACGCCGACGAGATCGCCGCGCTGCTCATCCACCACCGGCTGCCGTCCCGGATGGCCGGCCGCATCCACAAGGCGAGCGGCGGCAACCCCCGCCTCGCACTCGCCGTGGGCCGCTCGCTGGCCGACGCCCGGACCCCGGTGCACCACGCCGAGGCGCTCACACTCTCCGGGCGGGCCCGCGATCTGGCCCGGCAGCTCCTCGGCACGGCGCCGCCCGACGTCCGCGAGACGCTGCTGTTCGCCGCGCTGGCTCTGCGCCCGACGGCGGCGCTGATACGCCGGGCCGGGCGGCCGAACGCGGAGGCGGACCTCGCGGCCGCCGAGCGCGCCGACCTGGTCTCCCTCGCCGAGGACGGCACGGTCGCCTTCACGGCCGGGCTGCTCCCTTCCACCCTGGTCCACGACGCCTGCTGGGCCGAGCGCAGCGCCGGGCACGCCGCGCTCGCCGGGGTCGTCGACGACCCCGTGGAAGCGGTGCGGCACCGGGCGCTGGCCACCGACATCCCCGACGAGGCCCTCGCCGCCGAGGTCGCCGCCGCCGCCGATCTCGCCCGGCGCCGGGGCAACAGCGCACTCGCCGCCGAACTGGCCCTGCTCGCCGCCGAGTCGACCCCGGTCCAGCACGGCGCACAGCGGATCGGACGGCTCGTCGACGCCGCCGAGGAGGCCGCCCGGGCCGCGCGGGCCGACCTCGCGATGCGGGCGGCGACCGATCTGCTGGCCCGGGACGCGGCCCCGTCCGACCGGGTACGCGCCAGGCTCGCCGTCCTCGACACCGCGGGCCAGGGCCTCACCGGGCTCGACGAGATGTACGTACACGCGATGGAGGACTCCGAGGGCGACACCGCGCTGCGGGCGGGTGTGCTGCTCCGACTGGCCGTCAAGTACGTGCTGGCGGACGGGGATCCGCTGCGCTCGCGGGCCGCGGCCGTCGAATCGGCCGCGCTGGCCGCCTCGATGGGCGATCCGCGGACGGCCGCCCAGGCCCTGACCGTGCAGGCGCGGATGGACCGGGCACTGGGGGCTTCGGACGCGGAGTCCGTCCTCGCGCAGGCCCGGGGTCTGGAGATGGCCGAGCGTCCGCTCGGGATCCGCAACGCCGCCCAGATCCTGACGATCCGTCACGCCCTTTTCGACGACCGGCTGATCGACGCCCGCGACCAGCTGAACGCCCTCCTCCCGCTGGTGCAGCGGCGTGGTTCGGTGGAGGACACCATCGAGCTCTTCTCGACGCTCGCCGCGATCGAGTCACGCATCGGGGCGTGCCCGGCGGCGCTCGTCCATGCCGGTCAGTCCCTGGCACTGACCCTGGAGGCGGGCCTCTCCCCCGGTCCCGCCTGGTACACGCTGGCGCTCGCGGAGACGGCCGGCGGCAGCTTCGGGCGGGCGGCGAGCTATGCCCGGCGCAGCGTCCAGGCGTCGGAGGAGGAGGGCGACCGGGTCTTCCTCTCCCGCAGCCTCTACGCGCTGGGCCGCGTCCAGTTGGTCAACGGGGACGTCGCCTCGGCCCTGGAGACCCTGCGGCGGGTGCAGGCCAACGAGCGGGCCCAGTCGACCGTCGACCCGTCGATGCTGCGCTGGCACGAGGAGCTGGCCGAGGCTCTGCTCGCCAACGACGCGGCGCGGGAGGCGGCGGAGCTGCTGGCCGAGGTGCGTCCGGTCGCGGAGCGGCTGGGCCGTACGACCGTACTCCTCGGCTGCGACCGGGCGTACGCGCAGTATCTGGCGACGTGCGGGAAGACGGACGAGGCGGCGGAGCTGCTCGCCCGAACCGCCGAGCGGTTCGCCGAGGCCGGGCTGCCGCTGGAGCACGGCCGGGCGCTGATCGCGCTGGCACGGGTGGAGCGGCGGCGCCGTCGCCGGTCGGCGGCGCACAGCGCCCTCCAGTCGGCGGCGGTCGTGTTCGAGCGCGCCGGAGCGGCTCCCTGGCTGGCGCTGACGAGCGAGACGCCCGCGAGTGAGGACGCCCCGTCGGCGCTCTCCTCTCTGACGGACGCGGAGCTGCGGCTGGCGCACCTGGTCGGGCAGGGGGCGAGCAACCAGGAGGCGGCGGCCAAGCTGTATCTGAGCGTGAAGACGGTCGAAGCGCGCCTCACCCGGATCTACCAGAAGCTGGACGTCCGCTCGCGGGCGCAGCTGGCGACCGCGCTCCGCGGCTGA
- a CDS encoding caspase family protein, protein MAAGLSIHVGLNKVDPDAYDGWDGALVACENDAHDMARIARAAGFSDTVLLTADCTVDNVTAALRQAAAKLAPEDILLFTYSGHGGQMPDVTGPDDEPDQLDETLVLYDRQFLDDELHQEFRGFADGVRIFALLDCCHSGSAIELPGTALPETGIRLMPVPKQQEIYERDQAFFEELQRSLRKASPDGEAAGPPAILISACQDNQVASDGPVNGAFTEALLGVWGEGAFRGGYRPFHRAIQGKLPASQSPNLYTTGNPTSAFLSQKPFTV, encoded by the coding sequence ATGGCAGCCGGACTGTCCATCCATGTAGGACTCAACAAGGTCGACCCCGACGCCTACGACGGCTGGGACGGCGCCCTCGTGGCCTGCGAGAACGATGCCCACGACATGGCCAGGATCGCCCGCGCCGCGGGCTTCTCCGACACCGTCCTGCTGACCGCCGACTGCACCGTCGACAACGTGACCGCGGCGCTGCGCCAGGCGGCGGCCAAGCTCGCCCCCGAGGACATCCTGCTCTTCACCTACTCGGGTCACGGCGGGCAGATGCCCGACGTCACCGGGCCGGACGATGAACCGGACCAACTCGACGAGACCCTCGTCCTGTACGACCGGCAGTTCCTCGACGACGAGCTGCACCAGGAGTTCCGGGGCTTCGCCGACGGCGTCCGGATCTTCGCCCTGCTCGACTGCTGCCACAGCGGCAGCGCCATCGAGCTGCCCGGTACGGCCCTGCCCGAGACCGGCATCCGGCTGATGCCCGTACCGAAGCAGCAGGAGATCTACGAGAGGGACCAGGCGTTCTTCGAGGAGCTGCAGCGCTCCCTGCGGAAGGCTTCCCCCGACGGAGAGGCCGCCGGACCGCCGGCGATCCTCATCTCGGCCTGCCAGGACAACCAGGTCGCCTCCGACGGCCCGGTCAACGGTGCCTTCACCGAGGCGCTGCTCGGAGTCTGGGGCGAGGGCGCCTTCCGTGGCGGATACCGGCCCTTCCACCGCGCGATCCAGGGCAAGCTGCCCGCCTCGCAGAGCCCGAACCTCTACACGACGGGAAACCCCACGTCCGCGTTCCTGAGCCAGAAGCCGTTCACGGTGTGA
- a CDS encoding DNA/RNA non-specific endonuclease, translating to MKQTDPPSSPPPPRAGGPRRDSLTDRTGYDENFLGPVVPLPVPVRNSVETVTLPYTHFTVVFRPDRRLAASTAVCIEGSQLAEDVPRDDVWEFDPRLPDEHQAGNEIYRNNSLDRGHLVRRLDPVWGTPAVAGRANTDTFHYTNAAPQSDVFNQGKQLWQGLENYLLDHAAEFDRKLTVFTGPVLHDSDPPYRGVQVPLRFWKVAAFMQDGALASTAYVLDQSPDLSRDAERALAGAKAGAPPPLGPYRTYQVPVSDIAEITELEFGPLPDVDLMPPTRAPEDRWRRLESFDDIAMQG from the coding sequence ATGAAACAGACCGATCCCCCGTCCTCTCCACCGCCTCCCCGAGCGGGCGGACCCCGCCGAGATTCGCTCACCGACCGGACCGGATACGACGAGAACTTCCTCGGTCCCGTCGTGCCGCTGCCCGTGCCCGTCCGCAACTCGGTGGAGACGGTGACGCTGCCGTACACCCACTTCACCGTGGTCTTCCGGCCGGACCGGCGGCTCGCCGCCTCGACCGCGGTCTGCATCGAGGGCTCGCAACTCGCCGAGGACGTACCCCGGGACGACGTCTGGGAGTTCGATCCGCGGCTGCCCGATGAGCACCAGGCCGGCAACGAGATCTACCGGAACAACAGCCTGGACCGCGGGCATCTGGTGCGCAGACTCGATCCGGTGTGGGGCACCCCGGCAGTGGCCGGCCGGGCCAACACGGACACCTTCCACTACACGAACGCCGCCCCGCAGTCGGACGTCTTCAACCAGGGAAAGCAGCTCTGGCAGGGCCTGGAGAACTATCTGCTCGACCATGCGGCCGAGTTCGACCGGAAGCTGACGGTGTTCACCGGTCCGGTGCTGCACGACTCGGACCCGCCCTACCGGGGTGTGCAGGTGCCGCTGCGCTTCTGGAAGGTGGCCGCGTTCATGCAGGACGGGGCGCTGGCCTCGACCGCGTACGTCCTCGACCAGAGCCCCGATCTGAGCCGGGACGCCGAGCGGGCGCTCGCCGGTGCGAAGGCGGGCGCGCCGCCGCCGCTCGGCCCGTACCGGACGTACCAGGTGCCGGTCTCGGACATCGCGGAGATCACCGAGCTGGAGTTCGGGCCCTTGCCCGATGTCGATCTGATGCCGCCGACGCGGGCGCCGGAGGACCGCTGGCGGCGGCTGGAGTCGTTCGACGACATCGCGATGCAGGGCTGA